From the genome of Halomonas sp. 1513, one region includes:
- a CDS encoding ABC transporter substrate-binding protein yields MNYARRLLAILALFPAPLVIADGTDYPLTLTNCGMEISFQSAPQSTVTVGQSATEILYALGLSERVSATSVWFNPVLPEFSEVNADIERLADNDPSFESVVNRRPELVAAQYEWHIGPTGSVASREQFHELGINTYVMPADCDTKDNSTGGDGTRIAAFSPEHVYKGIHELASIFDVAEDGDALVADLQAREAEAVETAQRLALPEDLSAMFWFSSPDESADPYAAGRLGAPGYMMNVLGIRNVVESDEEWPVVGWETIARADPDIIVVASMDRRRFPADDIENKLEFLHSDPVTREMSAVRNGRIVEMDAHAMSATMRTIFGLEALVDALSTMPFDQ; encoded by the coding sequence ATGAATTACGCCCGACGATTACTGGCAATCCTCGCTCTTTTTCCTGCACCATTGGTCATCGCGGACGGCACGGACTATCCCTTGACGCTGACGAATTGCGGCATGGAAATCAGCTTCCAATCCGCTCCTCAGAGCACGGTTACCGTCGGGCAGTCGGCGACTGAAATTCTCTATGCACTGGGGCTTTCCGAGCGAGTATCCGCGACGTCCGTGTGGTTCAATCCGGTGCTGCCTGAGTTCAGCGAGGTCAATGCCGATATCGAGCGCCTGGCCGACAACGACCCCAGTTTCGAGTCCGTCGTCAACCGCAGACCCGAGCTCGTCGCCGCCCAGTATGAGTGGCATATCGGCCCTACCGGCAGCGTGGCCAGCCGAGAGCAGTTTCATGAATTGGGTATCAACACCTATGTGATGCCGGCGGATTGCGACACCAAGGACAATAGTACCGGTGGCGACGGCACGCGCATTGCGGCCTTTTCCCCTGAGCATGTCTACAAGGGCATTCATGAGCTGGCCAGCATCTTCGACGTTGCCGAGGACGGCGATGCCCTGGTCGCCGACCTGCAGGCACGCGAGGCCGAGGCCGTCGAGACCGCCCAGCGCCTGGCGCTGCCGGAAGACCTGTCGGCGATGTTCTGGTTCTCCTCCCCCGACGAGTCAGCGGATCCTTATGCCGCCGGCCGGCTCGGCGCGCCGGGCTACATGATGAACGTTCTCGGCATTCGCAATGTGGTGGAATCCGATGAAGAGTGGCCTGTCGTTGGCTGGGAAACAATCGCCCGGGCCGACCCGGATATCATCGTGGTCGCCAGCATGGATCGTCGCCGATTTCCGGCCGACGATATAGAGAACAAGCTCGAATTTCTGCACAGCGACCCAGTGACTCGGGAGATGTCGGCGGTAAGAAATGGACGTATCGTTGAGATGGATGCCCATGCCATGAGCGCCACCATGCGCACGATATTCGGCCTCGAAGCGCTGGTCGACGCCCTGTCGACGATGCCCTTCGACCAGTGA
- a CDS encoding magnesium chelatase — protein MTTVSEFPFVAVVGQQALKTALLLNAIDPRIGGVLISGPRGTAKSTLARALAAILPDDPEGRRPPFVTLPLGASEERLTGSLDLQRVLSEREASFQPGLLAKAHGGVLYVDEVNLLPDPLVDLLLDVAASGTNIVERDGISHTHPARFSLIGTMNPDEGELRPQLLDRFGLCLEQGAAMSVRERVAILQQREAFDRDPEGYVARQAEAQAALTRRLGQAQRLLAEITSEPWVYEHIALRCESAAVEGLRADVTWHRAAQAHAAWRGATTVDREDLDSVEPWVLAHRRHSDHPTDPPPGHGPDQTPPPPDSGNAADDSQAPGASESAPASQALGQWGAMPPVTQKSVTVPAADLPGISLETPAKPTTSAPSASVRRGQQPGQRRAHRQASRPDWFATLVANRGRWPWRELRFRQARCGQPVLHLVLLDTSASTLGRQLLGRAKGLVERLAQQAYDAREQMAVLGFGNGGVTPVLLRRRAPKALRERLDAADGGGGTPLRDAVLRAARLIRQWRRQDPGLHVRTYLITDGRTRQSLDGLPPLGDCIVVDTEQAAVKRGRGTQIARQLGALYRPLSHLERRLETT, from the coding sequence ATGACCACCGTGAGTGAGTTTCCCTTCGTCGCCGTGGTTGGCCAGCAGGCCCTCAAGACCGCGCTGCTGCTCAACGCCATCGACCCCCGTATCGGGGGCGTGCTGATCAGCGGCCCGCGCGGGACTGCGAAGTCCACCCTGGCTCGGGCGCTGGCGGCTATCCTGCCCGATGACCCCGAAGGGCGCCGTCCGCCGTTCGTCACCCTGCCGCTAGGCGCCAGCGAAGAGCGCCTGACCGGTAGCCTGGACCTGCAGCGGGTGCTGTCCGAGCGCGAGGCGAGCTTTCAACCGGGCCTGCTGGCCAAGGCCCACGGCGGCGTGCTCTACGTCGACGAGGTCAACCTGCTGCCGGATCCCCTGGTGGACCTGCTGCTCGATGTGGCCGCGAGCGGCACCAACATCGTCGAGCGCGACGGCATCAGCCATACCCATCCCGCCCGCTTCAGCCTGATCGGCACCATGAACCCCGACGAAGGGGAACTGCGCCCCCAGCTGCTCGATCGCTTCGGCCTATGTCTCGAACAGGGCGCGGCGATGAGCGTCCGCGAGCGGGTGGCCATCTTGCAGCAGCGCGAGGCCTTCGACCGCGACCCCGAGGGCTACGTGGCCCGCCAGGCCGAGGCCCAGGCCGCGCTGACCCGGCGGCTGGGGCAGGCGCAGCGCCTGCTGGCCGAGATCACCAGCGAGCCCTGGGTCTACGAGCATATCGCGCTGCGCTGCGAGTCCGCCGCCGTCGAGGGCCTGCGGGCCGACGTGACCTGGCACCGGGCCGCCCAGGCCCATGCCGCCTGGCGCGGCGCGACCACGGTGGACCGGGAGGACCTGGATAGCGTCGAGCCCTGGGTCCTGGCGCATCGCCGGCACTCGGATCATCCCACAGACCCGCCTCCAGGCCACGGCCCGGACCAGACCCCGCCGCCTCCCGATAGCGGCAACGCCGCTGACGACAGCCAGGCGCCGGGTGCTAGCGAGAGCGCTCCAGCCTCGCAAGCGCTGGGGCAGTGGGGCGCCATGCCGCCGGTCACCCAGAAAAGCGTCACTGTGCCGGCGGCGGATCTGCCGGGAATCTCCCTGGAAACACCCGCGAAACCGACCACCTCGGCGCCTTCGGCATCCGTGCGCCGCGGACAGCAGCCCGGCCAGCGTCGGGCACATCGCCAAGCATCCCGACCTGACTGGTTCGCCACCCTGGTCGCCAACCGCGGCCGCTGGCCCTGGCGGGAGCTGCGCTTTCGCCAGGCCCGCTGCGGCCAGCCGGTGCTGCACCTGGTGCTGCTGGATACCTCCGCCTCGACCCTGGGCCGGCAGCTGCTGGGCCGAGCCAAGGGCCTGGTCGAGCGGCTGGCGCAGCAGGCCTATGACGCCCGGGAGCAGATGGCGGTGCTGGGCTTCGGCAATGGCGGCGTCACGCCTGTGCTGCTACGCCGCCGCGCGCCCAAGGCGCTGCGTGAGCGGCTCGATGCCGCCGACGGCGGCGGCGGCACGCCGCTGCGCGACGCCGTGCTGCGGGCGGCGCGCCTGATTCGCCAGTGGCGGCGACAGGATCCTGGCCTGCATGTGCGGACCTACCTCATCACCGACGGGCGTACCCGCCAATCCCTGGATGGCCTGCCGCCGCTGGGTGACTGCATCGTCGTGGATACCGAGCAGGCCGCGGTCAAGCGGGGCAGGGGAACGCAGATCGCCCGGCAGCTGGGGGCGCTGTACCGGCCCCTGTCGCATCTGGAACGCCGCCTGGAGACCACATGA
- the cobH gene encoding precorrin-8X methylmutase (catalyzes the interconversion of precorrin-8X and hydrogenobyrinate) gives MPHVYETDGPAIYRESFSIIRREAELARFAPEEEPVAVRMIHAAGLVELASYIHFRDDAVNRARAALESGAPILCDARMVSEGITRKRLPSDNPVICTLHDERVHDLARELGNTRSAAALELWRPHLEGAVVAIGNAPTALFHLLNMLEDPDCPRPAAIIGCPVGFVGAAESKQALWESAAAPCVVVQGRLGGSAVTVAAINAMADRSE, from the coding sequence ATGCCTCACGTCTATGAAACGGATGGTCCGGCCATCTACCGGGAGTCCTTTTCCATCATCCGGCGCGAGGCCGAGTTGGCGCGCTTCGCGCCGGAAGAAGAGCCGGTGGCCGTGCGCATGATTCATGCCGCGGGCTTGGTGGAGCTTGCCTCATACATTCACTTTCGCGACGACGCGGTGAACCGGGCCCGGGCGGCGCTAGAGAGCGGCGCGCCGATCCTGTGCGACGCGCGCATGGTCTCCGAGGGCATCACCCGCAAGCGCCTGCCGAGTGACAACCCGGTGATCTGCACCCTGCACGACGAGCGGGTGCACGACCTGGCCCGGGAGCTGGGCAATACCCGCTCGGCGGCGGCGCTGGAGCTGTGGCGACCTCACCTGGAGGGCGCGGTGGTGGCGATCGGCAATGCACCCACCGCGTTGTTCCACCTGCTGAACATGCTGGAAGACCCGGACTGCCCCCGCCCGGCGGCCATCATCGGCTGCCCGGTGGGCTTCGTGGGCGCCGCCGAATCCAAGCAGGCGCTGTGGGAGAGCGCTGCGGCGCCCTGCGTTGTCGTCCAGGGGCGACTCGGCGGCAGTGCGGTGACAGTAGCCGCCATCAATGCCATGGCGGATCGCAGCGAATGA
- a CDS encoding cobalamin biosynthesis protein CobW, which produces MNLNKIPATVVTGFLGSGKTTLLASLLRQVTGERIAVIVNEFGEQDIDSSLLRGCALSCEEDATAVETESGIFELANGCICCTVEEEFLPVMKKLMARRDDIDHILIETSGLALPKPLVQAFNWPEVRQHCTVDAIITLIDGPAVAAGRYASDVGKVEAQRLADDSLDHDPSLRELLDDQLSAADLVLVSKTDLLEPADRKRVEELVAQRVPASVKTLFIDQSLAADSAQLEALMGIGAASEEGIDRIDNHHDRHHAEGAHHDHAHDHFDSCVIRLGEVDGDLLAESLQQLLKAHEIYRAKGFAAVPGKPMRRVIQAVGERLDGYFDRLWRQDEPRCTQLVIIGRALDKQALHAALASAEIEATA; this is translated from the coding sequence ATGAACCTGAACAAGATCCCCGCCACGGTGGTGACCGGCTTCCTGGGCAGCGGCAAGACCACGCTGCTGGCCAGCCTGCTGCGCCAGGTCACCGGCGAGCGCATCGCCGTCATCGTCAACGAGTTCGGCGAGCAGGACATCGACTCCAGCCTGCTGCGCGGCTGCGCCTTGAGCTGTGAAGAAGACGCCACCGCCGTGGAAACCGAGAGCGGCATCTTCGAACTGGCCAACGGCTGCATCTGCTGCACCGTGGAGGAGGAATTCCTGCCGGTGATGAAGAAGCTGATGGCGCGCCGCGACGACATCGACCATATCCTCATCGAGACCAGTGGCCTGGCGCTGCCCAAGCCGCTGGTGCAGGCCTTCAACTGGCCGGAGGTGCGCCAGCACTGCACCGTGGATGCCATCATCACCCTGATCGACGGGCCAGCGGTGGCCGCCGGCCGCTACGCCAGCGACGTCGGCAAGGTGGAGGCCCAGCGCCTGGCCGACGACTCCCTGGACCACGACCCCAGCCTGCGCGAACTGCTCGACGACCAGCTGAGCGCCGCCGACCTGGTGCTGGTCAGCAAGACCGACCTGCTCGAGCCGGCCGACCGCAAGCGGGTGGAGGAACTGGTGGCCCAGCGGGTGCCGGCATCCGTCAAGACGCTGTTCATCGACCAGAGCCTGGCCGCGGACAGCGCCCAGCTGGAAGCCCTGATGGGCATCGGCGCGGCGAGCGAGGAGGGCATCGACCGCATCGACAACCACCACGATCGTCATCACGCCGAGGGGGCGCACCACGACCACGCCCACGACCATTTCGACTCCTGCGTGATCCGCCTGGGCGAGGTCGACGGCGACCTCCTGGCGGAGAGCCTCCAGCAGCTGCTGAAAGCCCACGAGATCTATCGCGCCAAGGGCTTCGCGGCGGTTCCCGGCAAGCCCATGCGCCGGGTGATCCAGGCCGTCGGTGAGCGCCTGGACGGCTACTTCGACCGGCTCTGGAGGCAGGACGAACCGCGCTGCACCCAGCTGGTGATCATCGGTCGGGCGCTGGACAAGCAGGCCCTGCACGCGGCCCTGGCGAGCGCCGAGATCGAAGCGACCGCCTGA
- a CDS encoding cobaltochelatase subunit CobN, with amino-acid sequence MHLFAAKPGGFVEDEGIVDLQQSPAEIVILSAADSSLSALAQAVERLSVTLGDDYPTVRLANWMNLVKPAAYDLYEDRVLEKARVVIVSLLGGSGYWRYGHERLLAWAAAGRGRQLILVPGCDAPDDALLEDSSVPFASAHRVWRYLREGGVDNAEQLLRFVGSECFGHGLDWQEPRAIPAALLYMPHAATQREATLSEWREYRHPDRPVCLLLFYRSHLQGANTAMLDGLIEALREQGLEPLAVAVASLKEEACVAFVNHLIEQTGAMLVVNTTSFSVNRSDDDKEALGGDPFEGRFAGQFVGRPVVLQAILASSTEEDWQANAGGLHSRDVAMQVVLPEMDGRVITRAVGFKSEAHYSERCQLSVIRHVLHPERAAFVSTLARRVCGLRQTPNADKRLALVLANYPNRDGRIGNGVGLDTPASTLQLLRALAAAGYPVSDVPDDSDGLIRLLQGGVTNDRDVLDQRACWQSIGLDDYLAWFRTLPETLQEAVCTRWGAPSEDPKCRQGRLMIAGVRLGETFVGIQPERAFTQGPWRIDDPVKSYHDTELVPPHSYLAFYLWLREHYQVDAVVHVGKHGNLEWLPGKSTALSAECWPDIALGPLPHFYPFIVNDPGEGAQAKRRSQAVIIDHLMPPLARAELYGAMAELEALTDEYYQALGMDPRRETLLRERIIEHLRRTGIDQELAQSGNNSAEGTDDERLLNELDTYLCDIKEAQIRHGLHVLGTLPPRDKQAGTLAAILRLPRGETPAQRGLLHNLANDLGLAADFDPLMAGAEPWSGPRPPALAEQDSSAWRTAADTRERLELLAHQLIDAYVLEPGCLATLARDYPATVEQCRYARERLWASMQRGAEMEIQSLLDGLDGLFVPPGPSGAPSRGRLDVLPTGRNFYSVDNRAIPSPAAWSLGEKSAQAFVERYLQDHGDYPRQLGLSIWGTATMRTGGDDIAQAFALMGVRPIWSLGSQRVIDVEVIPAMLLQRPRVDVTLRVSGFFRDAFANVIRLFDRAVRAVAEYAEPGDANTIRTAVLARCRELEGQGLDPDAAAQEAAYRIFGSKPGEYGAGLNRMIDSRAWDSADDLAEAYLDAGAYAYGQFPASGTAARRAFEERIKGLDAVMHNQDNREHDILDSNGYYEFQGGMANASRALGGQAPTIYHADHANPAQPRMRTLKEELARVIRSRVLNPKWIDAMREHGYKGASEMAATVDYLFAYDATTDLVADYQYAQVSEALVLDPRNQQFLREHNPAALEEMAERLLEAVQRGLWQEPGEQGPALQDLLLEIDETRELAAHGG; translated from the coding sequence ATGCATCTCTTCGCCGCCAAACCCGGGGGCTTCGTCGAGGATGAGGGCATCGTCGACCTGCAGCAGAGCCCCGCCGAGATCGTCATCCTGTCCGCCGCCGACAGCAGCCTGTCGGCGCTGGCCCAGGCGGTCGAGCGGCTGAGCGTGACGCTCGGCGACGACTACCCGACGGTGCGGTTGGCGAACTGGATGAACCTGGTCAAGCCCGCCGCCTACGACCTCTACGAGGACCGCGTGCTGGAGAAGGCGCGGGTGGTGATCGTCTCGCTGCTGGGTGGCAGCGGCTACTGGCGCTACGGCCACGAGCGGTTGCTGGCCTGGGCCGCCGCTGGACGCGGGCGGCAGCTGATCCTGGTGCCGGGCTGCGACGCCCCGGACGACGCCCTGCTGGAGGACTCCAGCGTGCCTTTCGCCTCGGCCCACCGGGTGTGGCGCTACCTGCGCGAAGGCGGCGTGGACAACGCCGAGCAGCTGCTGCGCTTTGTCGGCAGCGAGTGCTTTGGCCATGGGTTGGACTGGCAGGAGCCCAGGGCGATTCCCGCGGCGCTGCTCTATATGCCGCATGCCGCCACGCAGCGGGAAGCGACACTCAGTGAGTGGCGAGAGTATCGTCACCCCGACCGCCCGGTCTGCCTGCTGCTCTTCTACCGCAGCCACCTGCAGGGCGCCAACACTGCCATGCTGGATGGCCTGATCGAGGCGCTGCGGGAGCAGGGGCTCGAGCCGCTGGCGGTGGCCGTGGCGTCGCTCAAGGAGGAGGCCTGTGTGGCCTTCGTCAATCACCTGATCGAGCAGACCGGGGCCATGCTGGTGGTCAATACCACCAGTTTTTCCGTCAATCGCAGTGACGACGACAAGGAGGCCCTGGGAGGGGACCCGTTCGAGGGGCGCTTCGCCGGGCAGTTCGTCGGCCGGCCGGTGGTGCTGCAGGCCATATTGGCGAGCAGCACCGAGGAGGACTGGCAGGCCAATGCCGGCGGCCTGCACAGTCGCGACGTGGCCATGCAGGTGGTGCTGCCGGAGATGGACGGCCGCGTCATCACCCGGGCGGTGGGCTTCAAGAGCGAGGCACACTACAGCGAGCGCTGCCAGCTGTCGGTGATCCGTCATGTGCTGCACCCCGAGCGTGCCGCCTTCGTGTCCACGCTGGCGCGCCGCGTATGTGGGTTACGCCAGACACCCAATGCCGACAAGCGCCTGGCGCTGGTGCTGGCCAACTACCCCAACCGCGATGGGCGCATCGGCAACGGCGTCGGCCTGGATACCCCGGCCTCGACGCTGCAGCTCCTGCGGGCGCTGGCCGCGGCGGGCTATCCGGTGAGCGATGTCCCGGATGACAGCGACGGCCTGATTCGGCTGCTGCAGGGCGGCGTCACCAATGACCGCGATGTGCTGGACCAGCGCGCCTGCTGGCAGAGCATCGGGCTCGACGACTACCTGGCGTGGTTCCGGACCCTGCCGGAGACGCTGCAGGAAGCGGTATGCACACGCTGGGGGGCGCCGTCGGAGGACCCCAAGTGCCGCCAGGGCCGGCTGATGATCGCCGGGGTTCGCCTCGGCGAGACCTTCGTCGGCATACAGCCGGAGCGTGCTTTCACTCAAGGCCCCTGGCGCATCGACGACCCGGTCAAGAGCTACCACGACACCGAGCTGGTGCCGCCCCACAGCTACCTGGCGTTCTATCTCTGGCTACGCGAGCACTACCAGGTGGATGCGGTGGTGCACGTGGGCAAGCACGGCAACCTGGAGTGGCTGCCGGGCAAGAGCACGGCGCTTTCCGCCGAGTGCTGGCCGGATATCGCCCTGGGACCGCTGCCGCACTTCTATCCGTTTATCGTCAACGACCCGGGCGAAGGCGCCCAGGCCAAGCGCCGCAGCCAGGCGGTGATCATCGACCACCTGATGCCGCCGCTGGCCCGCGCCGAACTCTATGGCGCCATGGCGGAACTGGAAGCCCTGACCGACGAGTATTATCAGGCCCTGGGCATGGATCCGCGGCGCGAGACGCTGCTGCGCGAGCGGATCATCGAGCATCTGCGCCGCACTGGTATCGACCAGGAGCTGGCCCAGAGCGGGAATAATAGCGCCGAGGGTACGGATGACGAGCGCCTGCTCAACGAGCTGGACACCTACCTGTGCGATATCAAGGAGGCCCAGATCCGCCATGGCCTGCACGTGTTGGGCACCTTGCCGCCGCGGGACAAGCAGGCGGGAACCCTGGCCGCCATCCTGCGCTTGCCGCGGGGCGAGACGCCGGCCCAGCGCGGCCTGCTGCACAACCTGGCAAACGACCTGGGGCTGGCCGCAGACTTCGATCCGCTGATGGCCGGGGCCGAGCCCTGGAGCGGCCCGCGGCCGCCGGCCCTGGCCGAGCAGGACAGCTCCGCCTGGCGCACCGCCGCCGATACCCGCGAGCGCTTGGAGCTGCTCGCCCACCAGCTGATCGACGCCTACGTGCTGGAACCGGGCTGCCTGGCCACCCTGGCTCGGGACTACCCGGCCACCGTCGAGCAGTGCCGCTATGCCCGCGAGCGGCTGTGGGCCTCAATGCAGCGCGGCGCCGAGATGGAGATTCAGTCGCTGCTGGATGGCCTCGACGGCCTGTTCGTTCCACCCGGGCCGAGTGGCGCCCCCAGCCGCGGGCGGCTGGACGTGCTGCCCACCGGGCGCAATTTCTACAGCGTCGATAACCGGGCGATACCCTCACCCGCGGCCTGGTCGCTGGGCGAGAAGTCGGCCCAGGCCTTCGTCGAGCGCTACCTGCAGGATCACGGCGACTACCCGCGTCAGCTGGGGCTGTCGATCTGGGGTACCGCCACCATGCGCACCGGCGGCGACGACATCGCCCAGGCCTTTGCGCTGATGGGGGTGCGGCCGATCTGGTCGCTGGGCTCCCAGCGGGTGATCGATGTTGAGGTGATTCCCGCCATGCTGCTGCAGCGCCCCCGGGTGGACGTCACCCTGCGGGTCTCCGGCTTCTTTCGCGACGCCTTTGCCAACGTCATCCGCCTGTTCGACCGCGCGGTGCGGGCGGTGGCCGAATATGCCGAGCCTGGCGATGCCAACACCATTCGCACGGCGGTGCTGGCGCGCTGCCGGGAGCTCGAGGGCCAGGGGCTCGACCCGGATGCCGCCGCCCAGGAGGCCGCGTATCGTATCTTCGGCAGCAAGCCCGGTGAGTATGGCGCCGGCCTGAACCGCATGATCGACAGTCGCGCCTGGGACAGTGCCGACGACCTGGCCGAGGCCTATCTCGATGCCGGGGCCTACGCCTACGGCCAGTTCCCGGCGTCGGGGACCGCTGCGCGGCGGGCCTTCGAGGAGCGGATCAAGGGCCTGGACGCGGTAATGCACAACCAGGACAACCGTGAGCACGACATCCTCGATTCCAACGGCTACTACGAATTCCAGGGCGGCATGGCCAACGCCAGCCGCGCTCTCGGCGGGCAGGCGCCGACCATCTACCACGCCGATCACGCCAACCCGGCGCAGCCGCGCATGCGCACCCTCAAGGAGGAGCTGGCGCGGGTGATCCGCTCCCGGGTGCTCAATCCCAAGTGGATCGACGCCATGCGCGAGCACGGCTACAAGGGCGCCTCCGAGATGGCCGCCACCGTCGACTACCTGTTCGCCTACGACGCCACCACCGATCTGGTCGCCGACTACCAGTACGCCCAGGTCAGCGAGGCGCTGGTGCTGGATCCGCGCAACCAGCAGTTCCTGCGCGAACACAACCCGGCGGCGCTGGAGGAGATGGCGGAGCGGCTGCTGGAGGCCGTTCAGCGGGGCCTGTGGCAAGAGCCCGGCGAGCAGGGTCCGGCTCTGCAGGACCTGCTGCTCGAGATCGACGAGACCCGGGAGCTGGCGGCCCATGGTGGATAA
- a CDS encoding cobalamin biosynthesis protein CobG has protein sequence MASGDGLLVRVRPPLGRLSRQQMLALCEAAETFGSGLIELTSRANLQLRGVSEASWPGLMEFLVEHGLVDPDPHSERRPQRLLAPDWQAGDATFEAARLLEARLDELPALPAKWGLAIDAGAAPLLGEVSADLRIERAEEGGLPAQASGALLVRADGRALGTPVDSPAAGVALLIRLAHWFVDSGGRDAGRMRRHTAPLPAWAPAVMAPAEAGPRLPLGAYLEGEGARGRVVGLPFGRAPAAALRAAVDSVSVSAVRVTPWRRLLLEGEAPASVPGLLDDERDPRLGVDVCPGAPHCEQASVETLALAERLSGRVEGSVHVSGCAKGCARQAPADLCLSGRGGRFDLIVGGRADGTPVATGLDESEALEMVSKRWAR, from the coding sequence ATGGCCAGCGGCGACGGCCTGCTGGTACGCGTGCGCCCTCCGCTGGGGCGACTCAGCCGCCAGCAGATGCTGGCGCTGTGCGAGGCGGCCGAGACCTTCGGCAGCGGCCTGATCGAGCTCACCAGCCGCGCCAACCTGCAGCTACGCGGCGTATCCGAGGCCAGTTGGCCCGGCCTGATGGAGTTCCTCGTCGAGCATGGGCTGGTCGACCCGGACCCCCACAGCGAGCGCCGGCCCCAGCGGCTGCTGGCACCGGACTGGCAGGCGGGCGACGCCACCTTTGAGGCGGCCCGCCTGCTGGAGGCCCGCCTCGACGAATTACCGGCACTGCCGGCCAAGTGGGGCCTGGCCATCGATGCCGGTGCGGCGCCGCTGCTGGGTGAGGTGTCCGCGGACCTGCGTATCGAGCGCGCGGAGGAAGGGGGCTTACCGGCGCAGGCTTCGGGCGCCTTATTAGTCCGTGCCGATGGGCGGGCGCTGGGCACCCCGGTGGACTCGCCCGCCGCCGGCGTCGCGCTGCTGATTCGGCTGGCGCACTGGTTCGTCGACAGCGGCGGGCGCGATGCCGGGCGAATGCGCCGTCACACGGCACCGCTGCCGGCCTGGGCGCCGGCAGTCATGGCCCCCGCCGAGGCTGGCCCCCGGCTGCCCTTGGGCGCCTATCTCGAAGGAGAGGGCGCACGGGGCAGGGTGGTTGGCCTGCCGTTTGGGCGGGCTCCGGCCGCGGCGCTGCGTGCCGCTGTCGATTCGGTGTCGGTCAGCGCCGTGCGGGTCACGCCCTGGCGGCGCCTGCTGCTTGAGGGCGAGGCGCCAGCATCCGTCCCCGGGCTGCTGGATGATGAACGGGACCCGCGCTTAGGCGTGGATGTATGCCCGGGCGCTCCCCACTGTGAGCAGGCGAGCGTCGAGACCTTGGCGCTGGCTGAGCGGTTGAGTGGCCGGGTCGAGGGCAGCGTGCATGTGTCCGGCTGTGCCAAGGGCTGTGCCCGCCAGGCGCCGGCCGATCTCTGCCTGAGCGGGCGGGGCGGGCGCTTCGATCTGATCGTCGGCGGCCGTGCCGATGGCACGCCGGTTGCCACCGGTCTCGATGAGTCCGAGGCGCTGGAAATGGTTTCAAAGCGGTGGGCTAGATGA
- a CDS encoding cobyrinic acid a,c-diamide synthase, whose translation MTEHDPNRAAPTSAACPAVFIAAPASGQGKTTVTAALARMLRNRGKVVRVFKTGPDYLDPLVLAQASGQPVDQLDLWMAGEAYCRQRLFEAALEADLILVEGAMGLFDGEPSSADLAALFDLPLVIVMDVKGMAQTAAALVAGLAGFRDDIRIAGMIANACGSQRHRELIEAALPDAIPLLAAVPRDPALALPERHLGLVQADEIRDELEARFEAGAAALEAEGLAEAVLRLPPVMFSAPGVEALHALSSLTQYLAGQTIGVARDAAFSFIYQANLDLLEGMGATLRFFSPLNDAQLPTCDALWFPGGYPELHTARLAENGAMRDDVRRFFDADKPILAECGGLLYCLETLTDYADSTHAMLGLLPGHGAMRGRRGCQGMQTAELPEGPVRGHAHHRSLAEGTPEAIAFGRRQRHPAPGEAIYRQRRLTATYLHLFFPDNPAAVARLFMPGQASETHSITTQETHG comes from the coding sequence ATGACCGAGCATGATCCCAACCGTGCGGCGCCGACGAGTGCCGCCTGCCCTGCGGTGTTTATCGCCGCACCCGCCTCGGGCCAGGGCAAGACCACGGTAACCGCTGCGCTGGCGCGGATGCTGCGCAACCGGGGCAAGGTGGTGCGGGTCTTCAAGACCGGCCCGGACTACCTGGATCCCCTGGTGCTGGCCCAGGCCTCCGGCCAGCCGGTGGACCAGCTCGACCTGTGGATGGCCGGCGAGGCCTACTGCCGGCAGCGCCTGTTCGAGGCCGCGCTCGAGGCGGACCTGATCCTGGTCGAAGGCGCCATGGGCCTGTTCGATGGCGAACCCTCCAGCGCCGATCTCGCCGCCCTGTTCGACCTGCCGCTGGTCATCGTCATGGACGTCAAGGGCATGGCCCAGACGGCGGCGGCGCTGGTGGCCGGCCTGGCGGGCTTCCGCGACGACATCCGCATCGCCGGAATGATCGCCAACGCCTGCGGTTCGCAGCGCCACCGCGAGCTGATCGAAGCGGCGCTGCCTGACGCCATTCCGCTGCTGGCCGCGGTACCGCGGGACCCCGCCCTGGCCCTGCCCGAGCGCCACCTGGGGCTGGTGCAGGCCGATGAGATCCGCGATGAGCTAGAGGCCCGCTTCGAGGCCGGCGCCGCGGCGCTCGAGGCCGAGGGGCTGGCGGAGGCCGTGTTGCGACTGCCGCCGGTCATGTTTTCGGCGCCAGGCGTGGAAGCACTGCACGCCTTGTCGTCGCTTACTCAATACCTTGCCGGCCAGACCATCGGCGTGGCCCGGGATGCGGCCTTCAGCTTTATCTACCAGGCCAACCTGGACCTGCTGGAGGGGATGGGCGCGACCCTGCGCTTCTTCTCACCGCTCAACGATGCCCAGCTGCCGACCTGCGACGCGCTCTGGTTCCCCGGCGGCTACCCGGAGCTCCACACCGCGCGGCTGGCGGAAAACGGCGCCATGCGCGATGACGTTCGCCGCTTCTTTGACGCGGACAAGCCGATTCTCGCCGAGTGCGGCGGCCTGCTCTACTGCCTCGAAACCCTGACGGACTATGCCGACAGCACCCACGCCATGCTGGGGCTGCTGCCCGGCCACGGCGCCATGCGCGGACGGCGCGGCTGCCAGGGGATGCAGACCGCCGAGCTACCGGAGGGGCCGGTGCGCGGCCATGCCCATCACCGCTCGCTGGCAGAGGGCACCCCCGAAGCCATCGCCTTTGGCCGGCGCCAGCGCCACCCCGCGCCGGGCGAGGCGATCTATCGCCAGCGCCGCCTGACGGCGACCTATCTGCACCTGTTCTTCCCCGACAACCCCGCCGCCGTGGCCCGCCTGTTCATGCCGGGCCAGGCCAGCGAGACTCACTCCATCACCACACAGGAAACTCACGGATGA